GGACAATTGGACGAAGTAAGTAGACTAGCGCGGCTTATTGATGAGTTTTTAGTGCTCAGCCGACCAGATGCACTTACGCAACCAATCAATATGGCTGAGATCAATCTATCAACTTTATTGACCAATTGCCTGACGCAACTGAGCGTCATTGCGACCGACTATGACGTAATCACTCACCTCGACTGGCCAGCCGCGACCGAGGCCACTATACAGACCGATGCTGTCAAACTGGAACATATTCTGCTTAATCTGATCGAAAATGCGATTAAATACGCCGTGGCAGCTAGTATCGTAACAGTTCGTTTACAGCGTGCAGCAGCCAACTGGCAAGTTGATATAGAGAATCGTACCGTTCGAGAAAATGGCCCTACTCTCGACCTGACACAAGCTTATTTTCAGGCTGATCCACTCAAAGAAGGGCATGGTCTGGGACTTTGGATCGGTTTTCGGCTAACAACCTTACTCGATGGTGAGTTACATCTAAACTGGCAGAATTTCACATTCAAAAGCACCTTAATTTTGCCGGTTGAGCCAAATAAGTAAGTTATTTATCACTCCATGAAAGGACTTTATTGCATTCTGTTACTAACGTTATCGAACGTATTTATGACACTGGCCTGGTATGGTCACCTTCAAATTAAACAATATCCTATGTTGGCTAAACTATCGCTTTTTGGGGTGATTATGCTTAGCTGGGGGCTGGCTTTTTTCGAATACATCTTTCAAGTTCCTGCCAATCGCATTGGCTCAAATGAAACGGGCGGTCCCTTTTCGCTGTTCGAATTAAAAACCATTCAGGAAGCCGTATCGCTGACCGTTTTTACCCTCATCACGGTTTTTCTCTTTAAAACCGATAAACTGGCCTGGAATCACCTGGTTGGGTTTGCCTTCATCGTCATCGCGGTATTCTTCATCTTCAAAAAATGGTAATCCGCCTTATAAATAGTCTTCTTTACCCAGGTAATTTCTGACGTAATCGGCAATGCCTTCCTCGAGGGAGCAGAACGGCCGGTCGTAGCCGATAGACCGGAGTTTTGCCATGTTGGCCTGGGTAAAATACTGGTATTTATCGCGAATGTCGGCGGGGGTATCGATGAAGTCGATCTGGGGCTCAAGTCCCAGGGCGTAGAACGTATTTTTGGCCAGATCGAGGAAGGTACGGGCTTTCCCACTACCCAGGTTGTAAATGCCCGAATTGCGACGATGATGCATCAGAAACGAACAAACCTCAACCAGATCCTTCACATATACAAAATCGCGCATCTGTTCGCCATCCGCAAAGTCGGGGTTGTGCGATCGGAATAATTTCATCCGACCCGACTGTTTTATCTGATTGAATGCGTGAAAGATAACCGATGCCATACGGCCTTTGTGGTATTCATTTGGGCCATATACATTGAAGAATTTCAGGCCAGCCCAAAAGAAAGGTTTGCGTTCCTGCTCCAGCGCCCAAATATCAAATTCATTCTTCGAGTCGCCGTAGGGGTTCAGCGGTTTTAATTGCGGAATCAACGATTCATTATCATCGTATCCCAATTCACCCATTCCATACGTAGCGGCCGATGACGCATAGACCAGCGGGATTTGATACTCAATGCACCGATTCCAGATTTGCTTAGAGTATTCAACATTCAGATGCTCGAAAATATGCCGGTCAAATTCCGTTGTATCCGTACGGGCTCCGATGTGAAAAATAAATTCTACTTCCTGATAATTTTGATCAAGCCAATCAAAAAAAGCTTCCCGATCTACACGTTCCTGAATCCGTTTTCCGGCCAGATTTGCTTCTTTTTCCGGGTATGAAAAATCATCGACTGCAATGATAAAATTGAAGTTTTCCTGATTTAACTTGCTGATTAAGCAACTTCCGATAAAACCGGCGGCTCCCGTAACTATAATCATAAAGTGGTAGTCGTAAACGTGTTTATATTGGCAATTCGATGGGTATCAGCCTTGATGAAGTGAAATTGGCTGTAAAGATACATCTTTTCTATTGGACAATCGACTATCAGATTCGTTGATTAAATTGTATTTTTCTAATAATAAGTATTTTTAGATGTCAAATTGACACTTATAGAAAATCGACGACGTTTTTATAAGGCAGGTTCGCTTCGTACTTTTGTCATTTCATTTTAACATGGGCGTTTCTGGCAACCGCCCCATATAAACCAGAGCTATGGTATATATCAATCGAATTGAACATTTCAATGCCGCTCACCGGCTTCATAATCCGGCCTGGTCGGAAG
This window of the Spirosoma aerolatum genome carries:
- the rfaD gene encoding ADP-glyceromanno-heptose 6-epimerase; the encoded protein is MIIVTGAAGFIGSCLISKLNQENFNFIIAVDDFSYPEKEANLAGKRIQERVDREAFFDWLDQNYQEVEFIFHIGARTDTTEFDRHIFEHLNVEYSKQIWNRCIEYQIPLVYASSAATYGMGELGYDDNESLIPQLKPLNPYGDSKNEFDIWALEQERKPFFWAGLKFFNVYGPNEYHKGRMASVIFHAFNQIKQSGRMKLFRSHNPDFADGEQMRDFVYVKDLVEVCSFLMHHRRNSGIYNLGSGKARTFLDLAKNTFYALGLEPQIDFIDTPADIRDKYQYFTQANMAKLRSIGYDRPFCSLEEGIADYVRNYLGKEDYL
- a CDS encoding DMT family protein, with protein sequence MKGLYCILLLTLSNVFMTLAWYGHLQIKQYPMLAKLSLFGVIMLSWGLAFFEYIFQVPANRIGSNETGGPFSLFELKTIQEAVSLTVFTLITVFLFKTDKLAWNHLVGFAFIVIAVFFIFKKW